A region of Polyangiaceae bacterium DNA encodes the following proteins:
- a CDS encoding LamB/YcsF family protein — MKRLSLNMDLGELPGESEELYSIATRVNIACGGHAGDRASMERALVLARRAGATVAAHPSYPDRAGFGRTSMGIAADELERSLHDQMASLVEVSEEIGVSIIAVKPHGALYHDVAKSAEIAKSLIFAVGLVFQTQVRLVGPPRGVLIDLAANHSYEREAFADRAYLPDGSLVPRSQPGALITDPGLAAAQAVRLALLGEFDTLCVHGDTPGAVEIARAVRQALKDADLLERLS, encoded by the coding sequence ATGAAGCGGCTATCGCTCAACATGGACCTCGGCGAGCTGCCCGGCGAATCCGAAGAATTGTATTCGATCGCCACGAGGGTCAACATTGCGTGTGGTGGACATGCGGGGGATCGCGCGAGCATGGAGCGGGCACTCGTGCTCGCGCGTCGCGCAGGCGCGACCGTCGCAGCTCATCCGTCGTATCCGGATCGGGCAGGGTTTGGCCGGACAAGCATGGGCATTGCCGCGGACGAGCTCGAGCGGTCCCTTCACGACCAAATGGCATCGCTCGTCGAAGTATCCGAAGAGATTGGCGTAAGCATCATCGCGGTAAAACCTCACGGCGCATTGTATCACGATGTGGCAAAATCAGCAGAAATAGCAAAATCATTGATTTTTGCGGTTGGTTTGGTATTCCAAACACAAGTCAGGCTCGTGGGACCGCCGCGAGGTGTTCTCATTGATTTGGCTGCAAATCATTCTTACGAACGTGAAGCTTTTGCAGATCGCGCTTATTTGCCCGACGGGAGCCTCGTGCCGCGATCGCAACCGGGCGCATTGATCACCGATCCTGGATTGGCCGCGGCGCAAGCCGTTCGTTTGGCGCTTCTTGGCGAATTCGATACGTTGTGCGTGCATGGAGATACCCCCGGCGCCGTTGAAATCGCCCGCGCGGTAAGGCAAGCGCTAAAGGATGCGGACTTGCTCGAAAGGCTTTCGTAA
- a CDS encoding M20 family metallopeptidase — protein MIEELEQFLHERQDAAISLLERLVEQNSFTDNREGGAVVGEMLAAELRSIAGISSVRTIPSDRFAPHLVATTNAARSDFVALVGHLDTVFPPGTFEGFRRDGALIRGPGVLDMKGGLVVILEALRALSHVGILPSLPVRLVIVSDEEVGSPEGRGVIERELAGARAALVFEAGRAQDAIITSRRGTGSGRAVATGRAAHSGNAHAEGANAIRALCRFVEYAEELTDYARGITVNVGIIRGGTSKNTVPDHAEALMDLRYERLVDGEWLIAALEDAARRAAISGTSITLGTQLARPPLERTAANVALYQAYAACARAAGLGDGEAPLVGGGSDAATTAAMGIASIDGLGPRGAGFHTHDERVEVATIVPKAQALARFLMQAGN, from the coding sequence ATGATCGAAGAACTCGAGCAATTCCTCCACGAACGGCAAGACGCTGCCATTTCGCTCCTCGAACGATTGGTCGAGCAAAACTCGTTCACCGACAACCGCGAAGGAGGCGCCGTCGTGGGCGAGATGCTGGCGGCCGAGCTCCGATCGATCGCGGGGATCTCGAGTGTCCGCACCATCCCGAGCGACCGGTTTGCCCCGCATTTGGTGGCGACGACGAATGCCGCTCGCTCCGACTTCGTCGCGCTCGTCGGACACCTCGATACGGTTTTTCCACCAGGCACGTTCGAAGGCTTTCGGCGCGATGGAGCGCTCATCCGAGGCCCGGGCGTGCTCGACATGAAGGGCGGGCTCGTCGTCATCCTCGAAGCGCTCCGGGCGCTGTCGCACGTGGGCATTTTGCCGAGTTTGCCCGTGCGATTGGTCATCGTTTCGGATGAAGAGGTTGGATCACCCGAAGGTCGAGGCGTCATCGAGCGCGAGCTTGCGGGCGCGCGCGCAGCGCTCGTTTTCGAGGCGGGACGTGCTCAGGATGCAATCATTACGTCTCGTCGAGGCACGGGAAGTGGTCGAGCCGTCGCGACAGGGCGCGCAGCGCATTCGGGAAACGCGCATGCCGAAGGAGCGAATGCAATTCGTGCACTTTGCCGCTTCGTCGAATATGCCGAAGAGCTCACGGACTACGCGCGGGGCATAACCGTCAACGTGGGAATCATTCGCGGCGGGACGTCGAAAAACACGGTGCCCGATCATGCCGAAGCGCTCATGGATCTACGTTACGAGCGGCTCGTCGACGGCGAATGGCTCATTGCGGCGCTCGAGGATGCCGCACGTCGCGCGGCGATTTCGGGGACGTCGATCACGCTCGGCACGCAACTTGCGCGCCCGCCGCTCGAACGCACAGCCGCGAACGTGGCGCTGTATCAAGCGTATGCCGCGTGTGCGCGAGCTGCAGGGTTGGGCGACGGCGAAGCGCCGCTCGTGGGGGGTGGTTCGGATGCGGCGACGACCGCGGCAATGGGCATTGCATCAATCGATGGACTCGGGCCGCGAGGTGCTGGATTTCACACGCACGACGAGCGCGTGGAGGTTGCGACGATCGTGCCGAAAGCCCAAGCGCTGGCGCGTTTCTTGATGCAAGCAGGGAATTGA
- a CDS encoding serine/threonine protein kinase: MTAPQLSPGYVIAGKYSVQALLGYGGSSATYRVVDATGNAFAVRIYAPSIAQRPEVMAMIEQIYSATNGLPPDSVLPVLDAGYDPQTAAPFTATEYSAAPSLAQLASQRPLAPPEVAQIAQNLARVLEGAHARQLMHHALKPTNVFVAPQGFVVRVMDFGAGLARSYEQTNEGYAIAAPWVAPEQMQGSAPAGAAADVFAMGLLLFYALTGRPYWRSCQSAQPDFGAWQQELVGPRVPASQRAIEVGAQVSPVLDAVFSRALAVDPNERFRQVSDLAAAFAAAANMPDSAVGATVAFPAIGSADPMGPTAAAPVYQPPGQDAGGYPPAPGANMGGMGAPAMGGMGGPAMGGMGGPAMDAGPNAAMGQMGGAPSFDSGGGRPKNLPIIIGVAAVVLVGGIIGLIVAFSGDKKDDSEQPIAIGDTAGSNAGASAAPPPEPPPSAVASAEPPPPAEGEVLIKCSPACDEIKIDDNKVEDPKTPMKIAAGTHKVSVSKSGYQSQDEDITVEAGKKFEKEYKLTAVPTQTTTTKTTGPSTKTGTVKPQPKCTGTGIFKRCK; this comes from the coding sequence GTGACCGCGCCTCAGCTTTCACCCGGCTATGTCATTGCCGGAAAGTATTCGGTTCAGGCCCTTTTGGGCTATGGCGGCTCTTCGGCCACCTACCGCGTCGTCGACGCGACGGGCAATGCGTTCGCGGTGCGTATCTACGCGCCGAGCATCGCGCAGCGTCCCGAAGTGATGGCGATGATCGAGCAGATTTATTCTGCGACCAATGGCTTGCCACCTGACAGCGTGCTGCCCGTGCTCGATGCTGGGTACGATCCGCAGACGGCGGCGCCGTTTACGGCAACCGAGTACAGCGCGGCCCCGTCACTCGCACAGCTCGCGTCTCAGAGGCCGCTTGCGCCCCCGGAGGTCGCGCAGATTGCGCAGAACTTGGCGCGCGTGCTCGAAGGCGCACACGCACGACAACTCATGCACCATGCCCTGAAGCCGACGAACGTGTTCGTCGCGCCGCAAGGGTTCGTCGTGCGCGTGATGGACTTCGGAGCGGGCCTCGCGCGAAGTTACGAACAGACAAACGAAGGGTACGCCATTGCGGCTCCGTGGGTTGCGCCCGAGCAGATGCAAGGGAGCGCTCCTGCAGGCGCCGCGGCAGACGTGTTCGCCATGGGGCTGCTCTTGTTCTACGCGCTCACGGGACGGCCCTACTGGCGCTCTTGCCAAAGCGCGCAACCCGACTTCGGTGCGTGGCAACAAGAGCTCGTTGGTCCTCGCGTACCGGCGTCGCAACGAGCCATCGAGGTGGGTGCGCAAGTCTCGCCGGTGCTCGACGCCGTGTTCAGCCGAGCGCTCGCCGTGGATCCAAATGAACGTTTCCGCCAAGTGAGCGATCTGGCCGCAGCGTTTGCCGCGGCTGCAAACATGCCCGATTCGGCCGTGGGCGCGACGGTTGCTTTCCCTGCCATCGGCAGCGCCGATCCCATGGGACCGACGGCTGCAGCGCCGGTGTATCAACCGCCTGGCCAAGACGCTGGCGGATATCCGCCTGCACCGGGCGCCAACATGGGCGGCATGGGCGCACCCGCGATGGGCGGCATGGGTGGACCCGCCATGGGCGGCATGGGCGGACCCGCCATGGACGCTGGCCCGAATGCGGCCATGGGACAAATGGGCGGCGCGCCGTCTTTCGATAGCGGCGGTGGAAGGCCCAAGAACCTTCCCATCATCATTGGCGTCGCAGCCGTCGTATTGGTGGGTGGAATCATCGGACTCATTGTCGCTTTCAGCGGCGACAAGAAAGACGATAGCGAACAACCCATTGCCATTGGCGACACGGCCGGTTCGAATGCGGGTGCAAGCGCTGCTCCCCCACCCGAGCCACCGCCGAGCGCAGTGGCGTCTGCAGAACCGCCACCGCCCGCCGAAGGCGAAGTGCTCATCAAGTGCTCGCCCGCGTGCGACGAAATCAAAATCGACGACAACAAGGTGGAAGACCCGAAGACGCCGATGAAAATCGCGGCGGGCACCCACAAGGTCAGTGTGTCGAAAAGCGGTTATCAGTCGCAGGACGAAGACATCACGGTCGAAGCGGGCAAGAAATTCGAGAAAGAGTACAAGCTCACGGCCGTGCCCACGCAAACGACGACCACGAAAACCACAGGGCCGTCGACCAAGACCGGAACGGTGAAGCCACAGCCGAAATGCACGGGAACCGGCATTTTCAAGCGCTGCAAATAA
- a CDS encoding protein kinase: protein MSALGEVGAGHTLGRYELLVPIAQGGMAVVWAARMKGTRGFQKTVAVKTMLPELSEDPQFEEMFLAEAGLASRIKHPHVCEILDLGEQEGLIYIVMEWIDGEPLSQLARSARQKGGVPILVALRLVLNAALGLHAAHELKDEAGNLVGLVHRDVSPQNILVTYDGVVKIVDFGVAKASSELSNAATKDGQLKGKVPFMSPEQALGKEIDRRTDVFALGIVLFQLLAAKHPFRGDNDMITLRRICDKEPSPTLASAIPNCPPLLNDVVAKALAKDVAERYQSMAEFARAIDRAIAELKLQGLPDEDVVGFVKGMLGERAEKRRAAIREGIKTADERAEQRQQEKAQHAAMLAQLRASGATPSNMPPPLLSIPPPPVAPVGESTSQPPAAPTSTSSSTHKAMVADLAPAANSGKKKLAVVAFGAVGLAAIGAAVVLAMRPPPAPANQPAANTTETAKPVPTAVATPTATQSAVVPASAIQSAEPAVSASATPSAAAPTTKAITTSKPSTNSIPITKATATTKSTSGSLPSVRDPGF, encoded by the coding sequence GTGAGCGCGCTTGGCGAAGTCGGTGCAGGCCATACGCTAGGGCGATACGAGCTGCTCGTACCGATCGCACAAGGCGGCATGGCGGTTGTCTGGGCCGCACGCATGAAAGGCACGCGCGGGTTCCAGAAGACCGTCGCCGTCAAGACAATGCTCCCCGAACTGTCGGAAGATCCGCAGTTCGAAGAAATGTTTTTGGCCGAAGCTGGCCTCGCCTCGCGCATCAAGCACCCGCACGTCTGTGAGATTCTCGATCTCGGCGAACAAGAGGGTCTGATCTACATCGTGATGGAGTGGATCGACGGCGAGCCGCTCAGTCAGCTCGCTCGATCTGCGCGTCAAAAAGGTGGCGTTCCCATCCTCGTCGCCTTGCGCCTGGTCCTCAATGCAGCGCTTGGTTTGCATGCGGCGCACGAGCTGAAAGACGAAGCTGGAAACCTCGTGGGTTTGGTCCACCGAGACGTTTCACCTCAAAACATTCTCGTCACGTACGACGGCGTCGTGAAAATCGTCGACTTCGGCGTGGCCAAGGCCAGCAGCGAGCTGTCCAACGCCGCGACGAAGGACGGGCAACTCAAGGGCAAAGTCCCGTTCATGTCGCCCGAACAAGCGCTCGGTAAAGAAATCGATCGACGCACCGACGTGTTTGCGCTCGGAATCGTGCTTTTCCAGTTGCTCGCAGCGAAGCACCCGTTCCGCGGCGACAACGACATGATCACGCTCCGCCGCATTTGCGACAAAGAGCCATCACCAACACTGGCATCAGCCATTCCGAACTGTCCGCCGCTCTTGAACGACGTCGTCGCCAAGGCGCTCGCGAAAGACGTCGCGGAGCGGTACCAGTCGATGGCCGAGTTTGCTCGGGCGATCGACCGCGCGATTGCCGAGTTGAAATTGCAGGGTTTGCCCGACGAGGACGTCGTAGGGTTCGTCAAGGGCATGCTCGGCGAGCGTGCGGAGAAGCGGCGCGCGGCCATTCGCGAAGGCATCAAGACGGCGGATGAGCGAGCCGAGCAGCGGCAACAAGAAAAAGCTCAGCACGCAGCAATGCTCGCGCAGCTTCGTGCATCGGGCGCGACGCCCTCGAACATGCCTCCGCCGCTTCTGTCGATCCCACCACCGCCTGTCGCTCCCGTGGGTGAATCGACCAGCCAACCTCCTGCTGCGCCGACGAGCACGTCGTCATCGACGCACAAGGCGATGGTCGCGGACCTCGCTCCCGCAGCGAATTCGGGCAAGAAGAAGCTGGCCGTCGTCGCGTTTGGCGCCGTGGGTCTCGCTGCGATCGGCGCTGCCGTCGTGCTCGCGATGCGTCCACCTCCCGCGCCCGCCAATCAACCAGCGGCAAATACCACGGAGACCGCCAAGCCAGTGCCAACGGCCGTCGCAACACCAACGGCGACGCAATCCGCCGTCGTGCCCGCCTCCGCGATACAATCGGCAGAGCCCGCAGTTTCGGCATCTGCAACGCCTTCCGCTGCGGCACCGACCACCAAGGCGATCACGACGTCGAAGCCATCCACGAACTCGATCCCAATCACCAAGGCGACGGCCACGACGAAGTCGACCTCGGGCAGCCTCCCGAGCGTTCGGGATCCAGGCTTCTGA
- a CDS encoding SIMPL domain-containing protein (The SIMPL domain is named for its presence in mouse protein SIMPL (signalling molecule that associates with mouse pelle-like kinase). Bacterial member BP26, from Brucella, was shown to assemble into a channel-like structure, while YggE from E. coli has been associated with resistance to oxidative stress.) produces MAMQLITSRIGKTLLNIVSVFAPTLSNAAQAGEDMGQAATATGAPSKVRATVLLEHRLSELITTSGQATVVSQPDALRVDLGVEVRARMLTQARDELATKVEQLTQAMKALGRENLSMQTSEIRISPLYDESEEAQLPRIVGYRARITMTITLEDVDPAKVGAEAVVVVDTGVDAGANIVEGLSFFLSHPEQARERALKLAVADAERSAKTMAEAAGLRIDAVHDVNGTPERPMPIMFSDELALRASLKIEPGEVTTTANVTVRYHFTRP; encoded by the coding sequence ATGGCGATGCAACTGATTACTTCGCGGATTGGGAAAACCTTGCTGAATATCGTGTCGGTCTTCGCGCCGACATTGTCGAACGCGGCGCAAGCTGGCGAGGATATGGGTCAAGCAGCAACGGCCACGGGCGCCCCGTCCAAAGTACGCGCCACCGTTCTCTTGGAGCACCGCCTCTCCGAATTGATTACGACAAGTGGGCAAGCCACCGTCGTCAGCCAGCCCGATGCATTACGAGTCGACTTGGGTGTCGAAGTTCGCGCGCGTATGCTCACGCAAGCGCGAGACGAGCTTGCCACCAAAGTCGAGCAACTCACGCAAGCCATGAAAGCGCTCGGACGCGAAAATCTCTCGATGCAAACGTCCGAGATTCGCATCTCGCCGCTTTACGACGAATCCGAGGAGGCACAACTCCCGCGTATCGTCGGTTATCGCGCACGCATTACGATGACCATTACGCTCGAAGACGTCGATCCGGCAAAGGTCGGCGCGGAAGCCGTCGTCGTCGTGGATACGGGCGTCGATGCGGGGGCCAATATCGTAGAAGGTTTGTCCTTCTTCCTCTCTCACCCCGAACAGGCTCGAGAGCGCGCCCTCAAATTGGCCGTGGCCGATGCCGAACGTAGCGCCAAAACCATGGCGGAAGCCGCAGGATTGCGTATCGACGCCGTGCACGACGTCAATGGTACGCCCGAGCGCCCGATGCCCATCATGTTCAGCGATGAGCTTGCACTACGCGCCTCGCTGAAAATCGAACCCGGAGAGGTGACGACGACCGCAAACGTGACGGTTCGATATCACTTCACCCGACCGTGA
- a CDS encoding carboxyltransferase domain-containing protein, which produces MVFPRILPYGQDAVYVDLGIADAPDRAARTHALAHVLRARFPDADVIVGGGVLVTVGSPSVEDVTAALSIASKAEQTNVLLEQTHVIGAAFDGPDLEDVSSSLGLSSDEVVDRLVANHFVVELVGFLPGFGYLGPLDPRLVLPRRKTPRPRVTAGSLGIAGAFAGIYPFSSPGGWHLLGRAVGISLFDPARECPILLAPGDRVRFEALPATDIPPVEATHPPALQIVAHNKPALVVEAAPACATIQALGRGGQLHRGLPPSGPLDPDTFAAANLAVGNDPGEAAIEIPLGRLLVRAIGEVVVSIDGDKPIRLADGEQLEVKENARAVRYLGLRGGADVPVVLGSRATLLIARTGGFSGRPLRKRDVVTIADRTVREMQPPAPVSTENTDIVDIAVDPGPHLDRFPPNALDTLLATTYSISALGDRVGVRIDGEKIPRAGGDSALPVPMVRGAIQVSTDGTPIVFGPDHPTTGGYPVLAVVRRSSWGALARRRPGNAIRFVLGE; this is translated from the coding sequence ATGGTTTTTCCGCGCATATTGCCTTATGGGCAAGACGCCGTCTACGTCGACCTCGGCATAGCGGATGCGCCCGATCGCGCCGCACGTACGCACGCGCTTGCACACGTGTTGCGCGCTCGATTTCCCGATGCGGACGTCATCGTCGGAGGCGGCGTCCTCGTTACCGTGGGCTCGCCGAGCGTCGAAGACGTCACCGCTGCGTTATCGATTGCCAGCAAGGCCGAGCAGACCAACGTTTTGCTGGAGCAAACGCACGTCATTGGCGCGGCATTCGACGGCCCGGACCTCGAAGACGTGTCGAGCTCGTTGGGGCTGTCGTCGGACGAAGTCGTCGACCGTCTCGTTGCCAATCATTTCGTCGTCGAGCTCGTTGGTTTTTTGCCTGGATTTGGATATTTGGGGCCGCTCGATCCGCGCCTCGTGCTCCCGCGCCGAAAAACGCCGCGACCGCGTGTGACCGCCGGCAGCCTTGGGATTGCCGGTGCTTTTGCCGGCATCTATCCGTTTTCTTCTCCAGGTGGTTGGCACCTTCTCGGTCGCGCCGTGGGCATTTCCCTCTTCGATCCAGCGCGCGAATGCCCCATTTTGCTTGCACCGGGCGATCGCGTCCGATTCGAAGCCCTTCCAGCAACCGATATCCCGCCCGTCGAAGCGACCCATCCACCCGCGCTGCAAATAGTTGCGCACAACAAACCCGCGCTCGTCGTGGAAGCGGCGCCCGCATGCGCCACGATTCAAGCATTGGGACGCGGAGGACAATTGCATCGAGGGCTTCCCCCGTCGGGACCGCTCGATCCTGATACATTTGCCGCCGCAAATCTTGCCGTTGGAAACGATCCGGGAGAAGCCGCCATTGAAATTCCCCTTGGACGACTGCTCGTACGAGCCATCGGTGAAGTCGTCGTATCGATCGACGGCGACAAACCCATTCGACTTGCCGATGGAGAGCAGCTCGAGGTGAAAGAAAATGCCCGAGCCGTCCGGTATCTCGGGCTCCGCGGCGGTGCGGACGTCCCCGTCGTGCTCGGATCCCGCGCGACGTTGCTCATTGCGCGTACAGGTGGTTTTTCCGGACGTCCACTGCGAAAACGTGACGTGGTGACGATTGCGGATCGCACCGTGCGTGAAATGCAGCCCCCAGCCCCTGTTTCAACTGAAAATACCGATATCGTCGACATCGCCGTCGACCCGGGTCCTCATCTCGATCGCTTTCCGCCGAATGCGCTCGACACGCTGCTTGCAACGACGTACAGCATTTCCGCATTGGGCGATCGCGTCGGTGTGCGCATCGACGGCGAAAAGATACCGCGTGCTGGAGGTGATTCTGCATTGCCCGTGCCGATGGTGCGCGGCGCCATCCAAGTATCGACCGATGGCACGCCCATCGTATTCGGGCCGGATCATCCGACGACGGGCGGTTATCCCGTATTGGCGGTCGTGCGCCGATCATCGTGGGGAGCATTGGCACGCCGAAGGCCGGGAAACGCGATTCGATTCGTCCTCGGCGAATGA
- a CDS encoding class I SAM-dependent rRNA methyltransferase — MKSRHPKPHAQAYRLTRPAALSVRRGHPWVYREGFVRLPDLASGTVVELVDEDNAPIGVGLFDSQSPIAARVFAREGPLDQRALMVRLEQAFRRRDTFIGPDTTAYRLCNGEGDHLPGLVIDKYAHVVVVRLDGEHLVSWLDKLVPSLAKSLAARGVTSLALRRARDEAGDKRTRTLAGDEPPDRLIVYEHGMAMEVDLAHGQKTGAFLDQRDNRALVRKLGRGRTRVLNLYSFAGGFSVAAALGGAKHVTSVDVASAAHASAQRSFRENKLDPAAHAFVTADAFAFLEAAARRGDRFDLIVSDPPSFAPNEKTKPRALGAYRKLHAALARVLDRSGVLCAASCSSHVTMEEFVGTLDAATLGRDDLSVVAIHGHAPDHPTLPAWSEGRYLKMVVLT; from the coding sequence GTGAAGTCGCGCCATCCCAAACCACACGCGCAAGCATATCGACTCACTCGCCCGGCCGCTCTGTCCGTGCGTCGAGGTCATCCGTGGGTCTATCGCGAAGGTTTCGTTCGCTTGCCCGATCTCGCATCGGGCACCGTCGTGGAGCTCGTGGATGAAGACAACGCGCCGATCGGCGTGGGCCTCTTCGACAGCCAATCACCGATCGCCGCGCGTGTGTTCGCGCGTGAAGGCCCGCTCGATCAACGCGCGCTCATGGTGCGCCTAGAGCAAGCGTTTCGGCGTCGCGATACGTTCATCGGTCCGGACACGACAGCGTATCGACTGTGCAACGGCGAAGGCGATCACCTGCCAGGTCTGGTGATCGACAAGTACGCTCACGTTGTCGTCGTGCGGCTCGATGGCGAGCACTTGGTTTCGTGGCTCGACAAGCTCGTTCCATCGCTCGCCAAGTCGCTCGCTGCTCGCGGCGTCACGAGCTTGGCGCTTCGACGCGCACGTGATGAAGCTGGGGACAAACGCACGCGCACGCTCGCGGGTGACGAGCCGCCCGATCGGTTGATCGTGTACGAGCACGGCATGGCGATGGAAGTGGACCTCGCGCACGGCCAAAAAACGGGCGCGTTCCTCGACCAACGCGACAACCGCGCGCTCGTGCGAAAGCTCGGACGAGGTCGAACACGCGTGCTGAATTTGTACAGCTTCGCGGGAGGCTTCTCCGTTGCTGCAGCGCTCGGCGGCGCCAAGCACGTGACGTCGGTCGACGTGGCGAGCGCGGCGCATGCATCGGCGCAGAGGTCGTTTCGCGAGAACAAGCTCGACCCTGCTGCGCATGCATTCGTCACGGCAGATGCGTTTGCGTTTCTCGAAGCGGCCGCACGTCGTGGAGATCGGTTCGACCTCATCGTGTCGGACCCTCCGAGCTTTGCGCCGAACGAAAAGACGAAACCTCGTGCGCTCGGCGCGTACCGGAAACTTCACGCAGCCTTGGCGCGTGTGCTCGATCGAAGCGGCGTACTGTGTGCAGCGTCGTGCTCGAGTCACGTGACGATGGAGGAGTTTGTCGGGACGCTCGATGCAGCAACGCTCGGACGCGACGACCTATCCGTCGTGGCGATTCATGGTCACGCACCGGACCATCCCACGCTGCCTGCGTGGAGCGAGGGCAGGTATCTCAAGATGGTCGTGCTGACGTGA
- a CDS encoding VWA domain-containing protein, which translates to MREGPIGARAERRPAAAIAAATAGIRHRDPGAKIYLPRLRIAGAARAASTPDASCASVSSEAQAQLQPADIIIAVDTSGSMDEEAAQVQANLNKFAQIITGSGIDVHVVMIADASMCIPAPLGSGACNGADEKLPNYRHVVQGVGSSNGLQIILDTYPQWKDSLRPNATKTIAIVSDDDSSLGATAFMNGIVALDPTFTGFKFDAIVSFESPDSCALCFLNCAGCANSCCNKAQLCTPISADEGKVYKQLVQQTGGVIGNLCIQNFDPVFQDMAKAVVTDAKILCEYDIPKPPDGQTIDPSLINVVHTSGGGTKTTIYNVPDGEMGCGNTGGWYFDSPASPTKIIVCKDTCSALQSDKTGKVEVLFGCATEVKPPE; encoded by the coding sequence GTGCGCGAGGGACCGATCGGGGCACGGGCGGAGCGTCGTCCGGCAGCGGCAATAGCAGCGGCAACGGCGGGGATACGACATCGGGATCCGGGGGCGAAGATATATTTACCACGGCTGCGAATAGCGGGAGCAGCTCGAGCGGCATCGACTCCCGATGCATCGTGCGCATCGGTATCGTCCGAAGCGCAAGCGCAGCTTCAGCCTGCGGATATCATCATTGCGGTCGATACGTCGGGCAGCATGGACGAGGAAGCTGCGCAGGTGCAGGCCAATCTGAACAAGTTCGCGCAGATCATCACGGGCAGCGGAATCGACGTGCACGTGGTGATGATCGCCGATGCGTCGATGTGCATTCCCGCGCCGCTCGGCAGTGGTGCGTGCAATGGCGCGGATGAAAAATTGCCAAACTATCGGCACGTCGTGCAAGGCGTCGGCAGCAGCAATGGATTGCAGATCATTTTGGATACGTATCCACAATGGAAAGATTCACTTCGTCCGAATGCGACGAAAACCATCGCCATCGTATCCGACGACGATTCGTCCTTGGGCGCCACCGCATTCATGAATGGCATCGTGGCGTTGGACCCGACGTTCACGGGTTTCAAATTCGATGCGATCGTGTCCTTCGAATCGCCCGACTCGTGCGCGCTCTGTTTTCTCAATTGTGCTGGGTGTGCGAATTCGTGCTGCAACAAGGCACAACTCTGCACGCCCATTTCAGCCGACGAAGGCAAAGTCTACAAGCAGCTCGTACAGCAAACGGGCGGCGTGATCGGCAATCTTTGCATTCAAAACTTCGACCCAGTGTTTCAAGACATGGCCAAAGCGGTCGTCACGGACGCGAAGATCTTGTGCGAATACGACATTCCCAAGCCGCCGGACGGACAAACCATCGATCCGAGCCTCATCAACGTGGTTCACACGTCGGGCGGCGGAACGAAAACCACCATTTACAACGTTCCCGACGGTGAAATGGGTTGTGGCAATACGGGCGGGTGGTACTTCGACAGTCCCGCGTCACCCACGAAAATCATCGTATGCAAAGACACTTGTTCGGCGTTGCAAAGCGACAAGACCGGCAAGGTGGAAGTGCTCTTTGGCTGCGCGACCGAAGTCAAGCCGCCGGAATGA